One window of the Janthinobacterium sp. PAMC25594 genome contains the following:
- a CDS encoding ribbon-helix-helix protein, CopG family, translating to MKNQKQKPKAKSMAALHVRVAVDLVEELDALAAAAGKTRADLMRDALAGHCQASKMLEQAEQRHAAIVQILEEHERRRMSEKLLRDEDSNSIYQAIEALADILGIEKQQESKR from the coding sequence ATGAAAAACCAAAAGCAAAAGCCAAAGGCTAAAAGCATGGCGGCGTTGCATGTCCGCGTTGCCGTCGATCTCGTCGAAGAACTGGACGCCTTGGCGGCGGCGGCTGGAAAGACGCGGGCCGATCTGATGCGCGACGCCTTGGCCGGGCATTGCCAAGCATCAAAAATGTTGGAGCAAGCAGAGCAGCGACACGCGGCAATCGTTCAAATTCTTGAAGAGCATGAGCGGCGGAGAATGTCGGAAAAACTGCTACGCGATGAAGATAGCAATAGCATCTATCAAGCCATCGAAGCCCTTGCTGACATACTCGGAATCGAGAAGCAACAAGAGTCGAAGCG
- a CDS encoding type IV pilin protein codes for MSKIKQAAVAGFTLVELVIVVLILGILAAIALPKMINMKDEAGAAAVAALAGNVAGASYTNMAAKMVGNPAGVALNSTATCSVAALAPLMNGGIFPAEFSVQAAPGGEDCSKPAVITVNCSFMHVASGKSSTSAITCAR; via the coding sequence ATGTCTAAAATCAAACAAGCCGCCGTCGCTGGATTTACCCTCGTCGAGTTGGTTATTGTCGTCCTCATCTTGGGAATTTTGGCGGCGATTGCTTTGCCGAAAATGATCAACATGAAAGACGAAGCGGGAGCGGCAGCGGTAGCGGCACTGGCTGGAAACGTGGCGGGGGCTTCATACACAAACATGGCCGCGAAGATGGTTGGAAATCCGGCAGGTGTCGCCCTGAATTCAACGGCGACATGTAGCGTCGCCGCTCTGGCTCCTTTGATGAATGGCGGAATATTTCCCGCCGAGTTTTCAGTTCAAGCCGCCCCCGGTGGGGAGGATTGCTCAAAGCCCGCTGTTATAACAGTCAATTGCAGCTTCATGCATGTCGCGAGCGGCAAGAGTTCAACATCTGCAATCACATGCGCCCGCTGA
- a CDS encoding type II secretion system protein, giving the protein MKNNKRSNKAQGYTLIEILLVLAGASAITVGAIRLGGVVSQRSDIATATATARSIITGMNARYSTTLNYSGAGASPPTFVDGVKIDGNAILTPWGLATLLAESDQRPGDRWSVTFDGIPRDACAAFVVQASPLFAFTGINNQGNTAKEGEAVAPDEAAHYCNQAANSVQFLALSLTTRAASVNPLWALVVPSSLPKWIAPPPAITDGGGWTAGGDESTTLYPLPTPSPTPSVWVGHPTRPTESEPTPTPTPPPAPTPTPTPTSTPTPTPTPAPFCVAIKPMQTGTLYQCKDANGGTYYTEEPPMPEPVLLCPLVSGFDGTTGKSYSPCLVNNGSTGYPKGETYTCTAMGWKKNFSGSNIMLLCD; this is encoded by the coding sequence ATGAAAAACAATAAGAGGTCAAACAAAGCCCAAGGCTACACGCTGATCGAAATCCTGCTAGTTCTTGCGGGTGCCTCGGCGATCACCGTCGGAGCCATTCGGCTCGGTGGCGTAGTCTCACAACGCTCAGACATTGCCACAGCCACGGCAACGGCCCGCAGCATCATCACCGGCATGAATGCACGCTATTCGACAACTCTGAACTATTCCGGGGCCGGAGCGTCGCCGCCGACATTTGTCGATGGCGTCAAGATCGACGGCAATGCAATTTTAACGCCGTGGGGCTTGGCGACGCTTTTAGCTGAATCAGATCAGCGCCCTGGCGACCGTTGGAGCGTCACTTTCGACGGCATCCCCCGCGACGCCTGCGCCGCCTTTGTCGTGCAAGCCTCGCCGCTCTTTGCCTTCACGGGCATCAACAATCAAGGCAACACAGCAAAGGAGGGCGAAGCCGTCGCGCCCGACGAGGCCGCACACTACTGCAACCAAGCTGCGAACTCTGTGCAATTTTTAGCGCTCTCTCTGACTACCCGAGCCGCAAGCGTCAATCCGCTTTGGGCGCTTGTGGTGCCGTCATCTTTACCGAAATGGATAGCTCCACCGCCAGCGATAACCGACGGCGGCGGCTGGACTGCCGGGGGCGATGAATCGACGACGCTCTACCCACTCCCCACGCCGTCGCCGACGCCGTCGGTATGGGTCGGTCATCCGACGCGGCCAACGGAATCAGAGCCAACCCCGACGCCGACGCCGCCGCCAGCCCCAACGCCCACCCCAACACCCACATCCACCCCAACACCCACACCAACGCCTGCACCTTTCTGCGTCGCCATCAAGCCTATGCAAACGGGGACGCTATATCAGTGCAAAGACGCCAACGGCGGCACGTATTACACAGAAGAGCCACCAATGCCCGAGCCTGTCCTGCTCTGTCCACTTGTGAGCGGATTTGATGGCACAACCGGAAAGAGCTACTCACCTTGCCTCGTCAATAACGGCTCAACAGGCTACCCAAAGGGAGAAACATACACATGCACAGCGATGGGCTGGAAGAAGAACTTTTCGGGTTCTAACATCATGCTCTTATGCGACTAA
- a CDS encoding ankyrin repeat domain-containing protein has product MAGKKAERDRLRREAAVARVAAEDKFAEWWPILQMITVGDASGVAPFLSAESVRYIPPVEMYETNEPPADLFSGACLRAKLPGMDAIAIKIAQMLVHEAVNDATFDLAGRRYSDQYVTPLHLAVMSGLPAVVGILLPHVDPLVQNIHGETAHKFAMLNKEPELARLIDNHLAQMERAELEASTLAAAPTAVTVEEARRRRIDPFAK; this is encoded by the coding sequence ATGGCGGGGAAGAAAGCGGAGCGGGATAGGCTGCGGCGAGAGGCGGCAGTGGCGCGGGTTGCGGCGGAGGATAAATTTGCCGAATGGTGGCCTATCTTACAGATGATAACGGTTGGGGATGCTAGCGGTGTCGCCCCATTCCTGAGTGCGGAGAGCGTTAGATATATCCCACCGGTAGAGATGTATGAGACTAATGAGCCGCCTGCCGATTTGTTTAGCGGGGCGTGCCTGCGCGCCAAGCTACCGGGGATGGATGCTATCGCTATAAAAATAGCTCAAATGCTTGTTCATGAAGCGGTGAATGATGCAACATTTGACTTGGCAGGGCGAAGGTATAGTGATCAATATGTGACGCCGCTTCATCTTGCAGTGATGAGCGGGCTACCCGCTGTTGTCGGGATTCTCTTGCCTCACGTTGACCCGCTTGTGCAGAATATTCATGGAGAAACGGCGCACAAATTTGCAATGTTGAATAAAGAGCCTGAACTTGCAAGATTAATTGACAACCATTTGGCGCAGATGGAGCGGGCCGAGTTGGAGGCTTCGACGCTAGCGGCGGCGCCTACTGCTGTCACAGTGGAGGAGGCGCGGAGGCGCCGAATCGATCCTTTCGCGAAGTGA
- a CDS encoding tyrosine-type recombinase/integrase, which yields MSNPKISDFNFDVASLRDYEITLKDGRTIKTDGSEADHLRAMQMLEAIERIGPIDVEDQPPRPQAPAAALPPSHSLADAAKLWLEECGGKNAPRTVAAKGYHVANFIKLMPARACVNDITRAQIVEYKQALIKEKQTPKTIDNKLMSLFDFFKYLSAHGMHGGTENPVAGLFMLTKTERKNKNQPYDLFTPDDLARFFEPASYLAAMTAPDTYWGPLLGLYTGMRISEATAIKPGDVKAVAGVHFIHIPQSKTSAGIRNVPICESLLALGFLDYVAEVAASSAPRLFPHRGLVNESYAKELSIAMLARRRALNIEDPNDRKSFHSFRVGVSTMLANEGANTMQAMRIVGHAVGEGVSTHAGYVRDLPDLKKIADLVRHPIDLAALKYAGQFGAFIANRSNWAEVKAEAKAADLARRKANRARLAAKPKA from the coding sequence ATGAGCAATCCCAAAATATCGGATTTTAATTTTGACGTGGCAAGCTTGCGCGATTATGAGATAACCCTTAAAGATGGCAGGACGATCAAAACCGACGGCAGCGAAGCCGACCACCTGCGAGCCATGCAGATGCTTGAAGCCATTGAACGCATCGGCCCTATTGACGTTGAAGACCAGCCACCACGCCCGCAGGCGCCCGCCGCCGCCTTGCCGCCCTCGCACTCGCTGGCCGACGCCGCCAAGCTTTGGCTAGAAGAATGCGGCGGCAAGAACGCCCCTCGCACTGTCGCAGCCAAGGGCTATCATGTCGCCAATTTCATCAAGCTAATGCCCGCCCGCGCCTGCGTTAACGACATCACGCGAGCGCAGATCGTCGAATACAAGCAAGCGCTAATCAAAGAGAAGCAGACGCCAAAAACAATCGACAACAAGCTAATGAGCCTGTTCGACTTCTTCAAATATTTGAGCGCTCACGGCATGCACGGCGGCACGGAGAACCCCGTTGCGGGTCTCTTCATGCTCACGAAGACCGAGCGAAAAAACAAGAACCAGCCCTACGACCTTTTCACGCCCGACGACCTCGCCCGCTTCTTCGAGCCAGCCAGCTACCTCGCAGCCATGACGGCGCCGGATACCTATTGGGGGCCGCTATTGGGCCTCTATACCGGCATGCGTATCAGCGAGGCCACAGCGATCAAACCCGGCGATGTTAAAGCCGTGGCGGGCGTGCATTTTATTCACATACCGCAATCAAAGACGAGCGCAGGGATTCGCAACGTCCCAATCTGCGAGAGCTTGCTGGCCTTGGGCTTCCTCGATTACGTCGCCGAGGTAGCCGCTTCGAGCGCTCCTCGACTGTTCCCCCATCGCGGGCTGGTCAATGAGTCCTACGCCAAGGAGCTATCCATAGCGATGCTTGCCCGGCGCCGGGCGCTCAACATCGAAGACCCTAACGACCGAAAGAGTTTTCACTCTTTCCGCGTCGGCGTCTCGACAATGCTCGCTAACGAGGGCGCTAACACCATGCAAGCTATGCGCATCGTCGGCCACGCCGTGGGCGAGGGCGTCTCGACGCATGCGGGCTACGTCCGCGACCTTCCCGACCTCAAAAAGATCGCCGATCTTGTCCGCCATCCCATTGACCTCGCGGCGCTCAAATACGCGGGCCAGTTCGGCGCCTTCATCGCCAACCGCTCGAATTGGGCGGAAGTGAAGGCCGAGGCGAAAGCCGCCGACCTCGCTCGCCGCAAGGCCAACCGCGCTCGCCTCGCCGCCAAGCCCAAGGCGTAG
- a CDS encoding helix-turn-helix transcriptional regulator: MRTLARTRHELAAYLQARRARLSPEDVGLPGGGRRRTPGLRREEVAALAGVGLTWYTWLEQGRDIGVSSAFLDKLAQVLKLDAGERRHLFLLAHARPPAEEGKTYCVVPPLVRRLMHELAHPAYVLNLRWDVLAFNAGADALFGFGAHAASRRNLLWLLFTDPLLRSRFAGWEEQAPLMLSSFRRDYARATQEADIHALVEELEKVSPEFKLWWRRHDVHAPCDGVHRLTIDGEQVAYEHTSLTIDADRHLRLVVYARQVQE; encoded by the coding sequence ATGCGCACTTTGGCCCGCACCCGCCACGAACTGGCCGCCTACCTGCAGGCGCGGCGCGCGCGGCTGTCGCCCGAAGATGTGGGCTTGCCCGGCGGCGGAAGGCGGCGTACGCCGGGTTTACGCCGCGAAGAAGTGGCGGCGCTGGCCGGCGTGGGACTGACCTGGTACACCTGGCTGGAGCAGGGGCGCGACATCGGCGTCTCGAGCGCCTTTCTCGACAAGCTGGCGCAGGTGCTCAAGCTGGATGCAGGCGAGCGCCGCCACCTGTTCCTGCTGGCGCATGCGCGTCCACCGGCCGAAGAGGGCAAGACGTATTGCGTGGTGCCGCCGCTGGTACGGCGCTTGATGCACGAGCTGGCGCATCCGGCCTATGTGCTCAACCTGCGCTGGGACGTGCTGGCGTTCAATGCGGGCGCGGATGCCCTGTTTGGCTTCGGCGCGCATGCCGCCTCGCGCCGCAACCTGCTGTGGCTATTGTTTACCGATCCGCTGCTGCGCTCGCGCTTTGCCGGCTGGGAAGAGCAGGCGCCGCTGATGCTGTCGAGCTTTCGCCGCGACTACGCGCGCGCCACGCAGGAAGCGGACATCCACGCGCTGGTGGAGGAACTGGAAAAAGTCTCGCCCGAGTTCAAGCTATGGTGGCGCCGCCACGACGTGCATGCGCCGTGCGACGGCGTGCACCGCCTGACAATCGACGGCGAGCAGGTCGCGTATGAGCATACCTCGCTGACCATCGATGCGGACCGCCACTTGCGCCTGGTGGTGTATGCGCGCCAGGTGCAAGAGTAA
- a CDS encoding MFS transporter, with protein MSDYSSSRAPVSAATALPATVYLIAVGAFALGMASYVTAGLMPLIASAFSISLAMAAQLVTAFTLAYGLGSPLVVALLPARAQRTGLLLALAVFVLANGASALAPGFGSLLAWRAIAGIGAGVYLALGIAAAAGVSAQQQRGKAIGVIMGGMAGGTVLGVPLSLLLAQQLGWTAALWLVAVLGALALAGLLWKLPALPTASATPAISLRRKLALLADGRVLLILLVSLLAAVASLGMYTFIAPLLAWSAHGAPVSATPFLWTWGVGGIAGSVLVGPWADKVAAPKLSCFILLVLALALCALPLAAGWSAWLMLAPIALWGAAGWALQVPQNQRLLAVRARQGDGNLAIALNESALYLGSAIGAATGGVLLLLDWPMWLLAAGAALVATAALLLQWCGVKWIAEFRKMEESV; from the coding sequence ATGTCTGACTATTCCTCTTCCCGCGCGCCCGTATCTGCCGCCACCGCGCTGCCCGCCACCGTCTATCTGATCGCCGTGGGCGCGTTCGCGCTGGGCATGGCGTCGTATGTGACGGCGGGCTTGATGCCGCTGATCGCCAGTGCATTTTCCATCTCGCTGGCGATGGCAGCGCAACTGGTGACGGCATTTACCCTGGCCTATGGCCTGGGCTCGCCGCTTGTCGTGGCCTTGCTGCCGGCGCGCGCGCAACGCACCGGCCTGTTGCTCGCCCTGGCCGTGTTCGTGCTGGCGAACGGGGCCAGCGCGCTGGCGCCCGGATTCGGCAGTTTGCTGGCGTGGCGGGCCATTGCCGGCATCGGGGCCGGTGTCTACCTGGCGCTGGGTATCGCGGCGGCGGCGGGTGTGTCGGCGCAGCAGCAGCGGGGCAAGGCCATCGGCGTGATCATGGGCGGCATGGCTGGCGGCACGGTGCTGGGCGTGCCATTGAGCCTGTTGCTGGCGCAGCAGCTGGGCTGGACGGCGGCCCTGTGGCTGGTCGCCGTCCTCGGTGCGCTGGCGCTGGCGGGCTTGCTGTGGAAGCTGCCCGCGCTGCCGACGGCATCGGCCACACCGGCCATATCACTGCGCCGCAAGCTGGCCTTGCTGGCCGATGGGCGGGTGCTGCTCATTCTGCTCGTGTCGCTGCTGGCGGCCGTCGCCAGCCTGGGCATGTACACGTTTATTGCGCCGCTGCTGGCCTGGTCCGCGCACGGCGCGCCGGTGTCCGCCACGCCCTTCCTGTGGACATGGGGCGTGGGAGGGATCGCGGGCAGCGTGCTGGTGGGGCCATGGGCGGACAAGGTGGCGGCGCCGAAACTGAGCTGTTTCATCTTGCTGGTGCTGGCGCTGGCCCTGTGCGCGCTGCCGTTGGCGGCCGGCTGGTCGGCCTGGCTGATGCTGGCGCCGATTGCGTTGTGGGGCGCGGCTGGCTGGGCCCTGCAAGTGCCGCAGAACCAGCGGCTGCTGGCCGTGCGCGCGCGGCAGGGCGACGGCAACCTGGCCATCGCCCTCAATGAATCGGCGCTGTACCTGGGCAGCGCCATCGGCGCCGCCACGGGCGGGGTGCTGCTCCTGCTGGACTGGCCCATGTGGCTGCTGGCGGCCGGCGCCGCCCTGGTCGCCACCGCGGCGTTGCTGCTGCAATGGTGCGGCGTGAAATGGATTGCGGAATTCCGGAAAATGGAAGAGTCTGTTTAG
- a CDS encoding anti-sigma factor — protein sequence MTRQAISEAQLHALADGVLPEEQRAAVDAHLRAHPQDAARVDAWREQNRQLRALFDPVLDETVPPALLQAAAPLAANGAWHRPAMQAAAAVVLVLAGGMGGWLLRGGDSVTASASPISLARSAAIAHAVYTPEVRHPVEVGVAQEAHLVQWLSKRLGTKLQPPALSPLGYQLIGGRLLPGDGDGPVAQFMYEDGKGQRLTLYVARERAGKQETAFRYTQEKDLGVFYWIDGQMGYALSARLPKAELGKIADAAYAQLESH from the coding sequence ATGACAAGGCAAGCCATCAGCGAAGCGCAATTGCACGCCCTGGCCGACGGCGTCCTGCCCGAAGAGCAGCGCGCGGCCGTCGACGCCCACCTGCGCGCGCATCCGCAAGACGCCGCCAGGGTCGATGCGTGGCGCGAACAGAACCGCCAGTTGCGCGCGCTGTTCGACCCCGTGCTGGACGAAACCGTGCCGCCTGCCCTGCTGCAGGCGGCGGCGCCGTTGGCGGCGAACGGCGCCTGGCATCGCCCCGCCATGCAGGCGGCGGCAGCCGTCGTGCTGGTGCTCGCTGGCGGCATGGGCGGCTGGCTGCTGCGTGGCGGCGACAGCGTGACCGCCAGCGCCAGCCCGATCTCCCTGGCGCGCAGCGCCGCCATCGCCCATGCCGTCTACACGCCCGAGGTGCGCCACCCCGTCGAAGTGGGGGTGGCACAGGAAGCGCACCTGGTGCAATGGCTGTCGAAACGCCTGGGCACGAAACTGCAGCCGCCCGCGCTGTCGCCGCTCGGCTACCAGCTGATCGGCGGGCGCCTGCTGCCTGGCGATGGCGACGGCCCCGTGGCGCAATTCATGTATGAAGATGGCAAAGGCCAGCGCCTGACCCTGTACGTGGCCAGGGAGCGGGCCGGCAAGCAGGAAACGGCATTCCGCTACACGCAGGAAAAGGACCTGGGCGTGTTTTACTGGATCGATGGCCAGATGGGCTACGCCCTCTCGGCCAGGCTGCCGAAAGCCGAGTTGGGCAAGATCGCCGACGCCGCGTATGCGCAGCTGGAAAGTCACTAA
- a CDS encoding RNA polymerase sigma factor codes for MTTPEDSRQLQACLPGLRRYARALAGAVHADDLVQDTVERAWRKFDQWQRGGELRPWLFSIMHNLHVDQLRRPGLALQELDDDSVLPAPERAPGQAIAIGEMDAALARLPLGQREVILLVALEQMPYEQVAATLDIPVGTVMSRLSRGRDKLRALLDGRPAGSQGSGPPTLKVVK; via the coding sequence ATGACCACGCCAGAGGACAGCCGCCAGCTGCAAGCCTGCCTGCCGGGCCTGCGCCGCTATGCGCGCGCGCTGGCGGGCGCCGTGCACGCGGACGACCTGGTGCAGGACACCGTGGAGCGGGCCTGGCGCAAATTCGACCAGTGGCAGCGCGGCGGCGAGCTGCGGCCCTGGCTGTTCTCCATCATGCACAACCTGCACGTGGATCAATTGCGCCGCCCCGGCCTGGCGCTGCAGGAGCTGGATGACGACAGCGTGCTGCCCGCGCCGGAGCGGGCGCCGGGGCAGGCCATCGCCATCGGCGAAATGGATGCGGCGCTGGCCCGCCTGCCGCTGGGGCAGCGCGAAGTGATCCTGCTGGTCGCGCTGGAACAGATGCCGTACGAGCAGGTGGCGGCCACCCTGGACATCCCCGTCGGCACCGTCATGTCGCGCCTGTCGCGCGGACGCGACAAGCTGCGCGCCCTGCTCGATGGCCGCCCTGCCGGCAGCCAGGGCAGCGGCCCACCCACCCTGAAAGTCGTGAAATGA
- a CDS encoding DNA-3-methyladenine glycosylase: MTLLHWTLPLPAGYRRDDVIAFHGRDGEGVAEQVTATGLRKGILLAGVPVVLDVAFTDDAAVCRAEIDGSASDALQTPLHGALLNILGLRIDPQPFAQLAAGDPLLAPLIRLNPGLRIVQSASPFEALTWAIIGQQINLPFAISLRRTFILQAGRRHATGLWCYPEARDVAQLEIEDLTSRKFSRAKAETVLRLARLVDDGELSLELPPSGDVAAISQALLAVKGIGPWTVNYALLRGYGYADCSLHGDVAIRAALQKLLGEVTKPDMARTEQWLRQYAPHRTMAAAHLWASLHPKNNPSAVE; this comes from the coding sequence ATGACCCTGCTGCACTGGACCCTGCCCCTGCCCGCCGGCTACCGCCGCGACGATGTCATCGCCTTCCATGGCCGCGACGGGGAAGGCGTGGCGGAACAGGTCACCGCGACAGGCCTGCGCAAGGGCATCCTGCTTGCCGGCGTGCCCGTGGTGCTGGACGTGGCCTTCACCGACGATGCCGCCGTCTGCCGCGCCGAAATCGACGGCAGCGCCAGCGACGCTCTGCAAACGCCGCTGCACGGCGCCCTGCTCAACATCCTCGGCCTGCGCATCGACCCGCAGCCATTCGCGCAACTGGCCGCCGGAGACCCGCTGCTGGCGCCTTTGATCCGGCTCAATCCGGGCTTGCGCATCGTGCAATCGGCCAGCCCGTTCGAGGCGCTGACCTGGGCCATCATCGGCCAGCAGATCAACCTGCCGTTCGCCATTTCCCTGCGCCGCACGTTTATTCTGCAGGCGGGGCGCCGGCACGCCACCGGTTTGTGGTGCTACCCGGAGGCGCGCGACGTGGCGCAGCTTGAGATCGAGGATTTGACCAGCCGCAAATTCTCGCGCGCCAAGGCGGAAACCGTGCTGCGCCTGGCGCGCCTGGTCGATGACGGGGAATTGTCGCTGGAACTCCCCCCTTCCGGCGACGTGGCGGCCATATCGCAGGCGCTGCTGGCCGTGAAGGGCATCGGCCCGTGGACCGTCAACTACGCGCTGCTGCGCGGCTACGGCTATGCCGACTGCTCGCTACATGGCGACGTGGCCATCCGCGCCGCCCTGCAAAAGCTGCTCGGCGAAGTAACGAAGCCTGACATGGCGCGCACGGAGCAGTGGCTGCGCCAGTACGCGCCGCACCGCACCATGGCCGCCGCCCACCTGTGGGCCAGCCTGCACCCGAAAAATAATCCATCAGCGGTGGAATAA
- a CDS encoding XdhC family protein: MDSIDLEVLKTSAAWLAAGHRCELVTVIKTWGSSPRPVGATLAICDDGTVVGSVSGGCIEDDLIDTVRTRGIVRTLPEIVSYGISADEAHRFGLPCGGTIELAIEPLHADSRVAELLARLEAHELVERRLDLGTGAVTLRTAVPGAVLALENTVLTTQHGPRWRLLIIGASQLSRFVAQIAMAMDYHVIVCDPREEYRGGWNVPGVPLLHAMPDDLVLDLKLDSRSAVVALTHDPKLDDLALMEALKSPAFYVGAIGSRANNAKRRERLLQFDVSAEQLARLHGPIGLYIGSKTPAEIAISILAELTAVKNGVPDALQIQHAAALTPPNPGLCVR; this comes from the coding sequence ATGGACAGCATCGACCTTGAAGTTCTGAAAACCAGCGCCGCCTGGCTCGCCGCCGGGCATCGCTGCGAACTCGTCACCGTCATCAAGACCTGGGGTTCCAGCCCCCGCCCCGTGGGCGCCACGCTGGCCATCTGCGACGATGGCACGGTGGTCGGTTCCGTTTCCGGCGGCTGCATCGAGGATGACCTGATCGACACCGTCCGCACACGCGGCATCGTGCGCACGCTGCCCGAAATCGTCAGTTACGGCATCAGCGCCGACGAGGCGCACCGCTTCGGCCTGCCCTGCGGCGGCACCATCGAACTGGCCATCGAGCCGCTGCATGCGGACAGCCGCGTGGCCGAACTGCTGGCGCGTCTGGAAGCGCACGAACTGGTTGAACGCCGCCTCGACCTGGGCACGGGCGCCGTCACCCTGCGCACCGCCGTGCCGGGCGCCGTGCTGGCCCTGGAAAACACCGTGCTCACCACGCAGCACGGCCCGCGCTGGCGCTTGCTGATCATCGGCGCCAGCCAGCTGTCGCGCTTCGTGGCGCAGATCGCCATGGCCATGGATTACCACGTCATCGTCTGCGACCCGCGCGAGGAATACCGGGGCGGCTGGAACGTGCCCGGCGTGCCCCTGCTGCACGCCATGCCCGACGACCTCGTGCTGGATTTAAAGCTCGACAGCCGCAGCGCCGTCGTCGCCCTCACGCACGATCCCAAGCTCGACGACCTGGCCCTGATGGAAGCGCTCAAATCCCCGGCTTTTTATGTCGGCGCCATCGGCTCGCGCGCGAATAACGCCAAGCGCCGCGAGCGGCTGCTGCAGTTCGACGTCAGCGCCGAACAACTGGCACGCCTGCACGGCCCCATCGGCCTGTACATCGGCAGCAAGACGCCGGCCGAAATCGCCATTTCCATCCTGGCCGAGCTGACTGCCGTGAAAAACGGCGTGCCCGACGCGCTGCAGATCCAGCACGCGGCCGCCTTGACGCCGCCCAACCCGGGCCTCTGCGTGCGCTGA
- a CDS encoding M48 family metallopeptidase, whose translation MPGFRHLIPAPTSLRHLASPLLVACVALLSACTTPTTTVSGPFNVVPAPDAPAPTAQQKAAQEELVKMVALQDRLSKVSAPLLINNADLCKTYARNLLGFTAQNKYSYPGIYADAAQAALGYGEQMQVSGVLPGSGAARAGLRKGDGLLAAEGKPLPAGPKAEGPFAAIVGPLASKSASLNMTIARDGQPQDLKIPVTRACAFRVALGNADNVNAYSDGARIMLTRGMLNAAQNDEGIAFVIAREMAHNILDHARSQRTAGTAGSIIDSLGAVQPDVSMLTGAAGIKAMPQELDVQADTLAIYLLARAGYNVDNAARFWQRLATQVPATVANGYTALHPGTNSRMAAINRAVTDVRAKQAAKKPLKP comes from the coding sequence ATGCCAGGTTTCCGCCATCTGATCCCAGCCCCAACCTCGCTGCGCCATCTGGCCTCGCCGCTGCTGGTGGCTTGCGTTGCCCTTCTCTCTGCCTGTACCACGCCGACGACGACTGTCAGCGGCCCGTTCAATGTCGTGCCGGCGCCCGATGCGCCCGCGCCGACGGCGCAACAGAAGGCGGCGCAGGAAGAGCTGGTGAAGATGGTGGCGCTGCAGGATCGCCTGTCGAAAGTTTCGGCGCCCCTGCTGATCAACAATGCGGACCTGTGCAAGACGTATGCGCGCAACCTGCTGGGCTTCACGGCGCAGAACAAGTATTCCTACCCCGGTATCTATGCCGATGCGGCGCAGGCGGCGCTCGGCTATGGCGAACAGATGCAGGTCTCGGGCGTGCTGCCTGGCAGCGGCGCCGCGCGCGCCGGCTTGCGCAAGGGCGACGGCTTGCTGGCCGCGGAAGGCAAGCCGCTGCCGGCCGGCCCGAAAGCGGAAGGCCCGTTCGCCGCCATCGTCGGCCCGCTGGCCTCGAAGAGCGCCAGCCTGAACATGACCATCGCCCGCGACGGCCAGCCGCAGGATTTAAAGATTCCCGTCACGCGCGCCTGCGCCTTCCGCGTCGCCCTGGGCAATGCGGACAATGTCAACGCTTATTCGGACGGCGCACGCATCATGCTCACGCGCGGCATGCTCAATGCGGCGCAAAACGACGAAGGCATCGCCTTCGTGATCGCCCGTGAAATGGCGCACAACATCCTCGATCATGCGCGCAGCCAGCGCACGGCCGGTACGGCCGGCAGCATCATCGACAGCCTGGGCGCCGTGCAGCCCGACGTATCGATGCTGACGGGCGCCGCCGGCATCAAGGCCATGCCGCAGGAACTCGACGTACAAGCCGATACCCTGGCCATCTACCTGCTGGCGCGCGCCGGCTACAACGTCGACAACGCCGCCCGCTTCTGGCAGCGCCTGGCCACGCAAGTGCCGGCGACAGTCGCCAACGGCTACACGGCCCTGCATCCGGGTACCAACTCACGCATGGCGGCCATCAACCGCGCCGTCACCGACGTGCGCGCCAAGCAGGCAGCCAAGAAACCGCTGAAACCTTAA
- the dut gene encoding dUTP diphosphatase: MKNIDIKILDARMQELLPAYATPGSAGLDLRACIDAPITIEAGQTVLIPTGLAIHIGDPSYAAMILPRSGMGHKNGIVLGNLVGLIDSDYQGQLMVSTWNRGQSAFTLNPMERLAQLIIVPVLQVGFNVVEEFGDSERGVGGFGSTGKH, from the coding sequence ATGAAAAATATCGACATCAAGATCCTCGACGCCCGCATGCAGGAACTGCTGCCGGCCTACGCCACCCCGGGCAGCGCGGGGCTGGACCTGCGCGCCTGCATCGATGCGCCCATCACCATCGAAGCGGGCCAGACCGTGCTCATTCCCACCGGCCTGGCCATCCACATCGGCGACCCGTCGTATGCGGCCATGATTTTGCCGCGCAGCGGCATGGGCCACAAAAACGGCATCGTCCTGGGGAATCTGGTAGGCTTGATCGATTCCGATTACCAGGGCCAGCTGATGGTATCGACCTGGAACCGGGGCCAGAGCGCTTTCACGCTCAATCCCATGGAACGCCTGGCGCAGCTGATTATCGTGCCGGTGCTGCAAGTGGGCTTTAACGTCGTCGAGGAATTCGGCGACAGCGAACGCGGTGTTGGCGGTTTCGGCAGCACCGGCAAACATTAA